The Xiphophorus hellerii strain 12219 chromosome 3, Xiphophorus_hellerii-4.1, whole genome shotgun sequence genome segment TGTTAAACCTGGAATAAAGACAAAGGCCCCACCCATCAGCAGAGTTCTGGCTTCAAGTAGGAAGAGAGTCGTTTCTCTTACTAAGACTATGTCTCCTGTTGTGGTTCTGGAGACCCGCCAAAAGCTCATGGATCCAACTTTAAAAGGGCTTTATGGAAGATATCAATGTGGCCGCTGTCGTAAGGTCTTTCCAAACTTGGACAGATTGACAGAGCatcattttttgcacaaaaaagaaaggattAAATGTTGCCGCCGTTGCAAACAGCTCATTATTGGACGGCTGCCTTTTTCTGACAATCACGTCTGCGTTCAGATGAGAAACAACTGGCCAGCAAAGAATCTTCAAAACAAATCGCCCTTTGGCTCCAAAATGGTGCCATTTCATAGTCTGAGCAATGCCAAAAAGGTTTACTTCTGTCCGTTGTGCAAAAACAGTTATGCTCGAAGGTGGAACCTTAAAACACACAGGTGTCACGGTGCTAAGTCGGGCGTCCAGGGTCAGGTTAGTCCTTCATTTCAGAGAATGTCAACGCTGACGTCAAACCTTGGTGCCCAGATGGCAATAGTCGAGGATGCAAATGAAGGATTTAAGACTGTCTCTGTGGGAACTGAAGCTGGTGCTCACATCAAAGTTGAGGGGACTTCTCAAGATTCAGGGCTGTCTGCAGTTTCACAGTTGGCTTGGATGCCTCCTGCAAGAACTTTCCCCCCATTTTCCTTAAAAGCCTCCATGATCGATTCGCTTCAGGACCCTTCACTGGCTTCCCTCGAGGAAGAAGATGAAAACTGGAAAATGGAGGAGAGTAACAGGGAAAACGGCAACGAGGGGCAGTGGACAATCCCGTTAGATGATGAGAttcagatgctcagttccaccaacAAACTTGGCAACAACAGACACCTGACTCAGTCTGGATCTGTCGAATACACAGAGATACCCCCCCATGCTCTGCCCTACTTTGTCAGAGAAGGAGTAAGGCGTTACCCTTGTAGCAGGTGTCACAAAACCTACAGTAAAGCGTCGACTTTGAGACGCCACCTGCTGCTCTGTGGAGTCAGGCCACCTGGGTTTGGGACTGTAGCTCAGAGTCAGCCTCACCGTGCCACACCTCTAAACACCACTAACATGAAACCgatgttttcctgctttgtcTGTGGGAGGGCCTTCAACCGCAAAGACAACATGATGACCCACAGGAAGAGATGTCAACTGAAGCGAACAATGTCTGGTCTGGATGGAGGGATCATGCTGCAGGGCTTGCAAGGCGACACGCCAGCTGATGGTCAGATCCAGGAGGAGAACAGTGCTGGAAACTGGGGCATCATGTCTCTGCCATCTGTGCTCCCAAGGAGGGTGACGTGCGAGTGTGGGGTGGGATTTACATCCCCAAGGCTCCTCCTAGAGCATCTACAGAAGCATGCACAAGAGTCTTACACATGTCCAACCTGCGGAGAGACCGTTAATTCCTGGGCTGACTATGAGGTTCACCTGCAAATCCACATGCATCCTCAGCACAAGCTGGCAAAGGGACACCGATCGCAGCCTCTTTTACTAAGACTGCAGCAGCCACAGCCCACCCAGTCAGTGCTTCCACCACTGCAGAAACCGCCACGCTCAGAGCCATCCCAACACCTACATCTGCTCTCTGTAAAAAAGGGGCAGCGGATTGTGTGCACCCGGTGCGGGAATAGTTTTGCCACCCGCTGTTCCCTTCGTAGGCACATATCCTGGAATCGCTGCAAAGGCATGCGGGCCGTGAACCCCCCCACAAATCCACCTAAAACCTTCCACTGCTCTCACTGCAACTCTGACTTCCCCAACAGCATCAGCCTTGTGTTCCACCAGAGGAACGGCGCATGCAAACCTGCCATCAAGCCCGTCCGCTGCCCTGTTTGTTTTCGCTGGTTTGGCACCATGGACAGTCTGCAGAAACACCTGCTCACTCACAAGCAGTCCGACTCGTTCCGCTGCGACGTGTGTCAGGGAACGTACCGGAGCCTCAAGTCACTCAAGAATCACCGTAGGAGGATTCATCGCATTCTGATCGGACAGCCAAAGTCAAAGCCGACTGCCGAATGCCATCTGGATTTAACTGACTGAAGGTCTCTCATAAAAATTGTGTGTATAAAAAGTgtccatttttatatttttttttgttcttttcataaTTTCAGATAATTTTCACTTTGCAGAGTCTAAGGTACTGGAGGGCAAATTCGTAAGctgttttagaaaaacttttagAAGTTATTTTAGCTTGCAGCTgcttataaattaactttgtcAGAGTGTACATTTTAGGTTTGAATTTAATCCCTGCCATTCATTAACCTTTTGAGTCTGTAAATTATTCCATAACTACTTAATAATCAAAATTCGTTCACGTTTGGTGATGTAGCTTCTTGTTGTTCTTGATGTTAATAAACATACAAGGGTGTGCAATGTCTTGAGTGTATTTTTAGTTCTGATACATTGATTtaaggtaaaacattttttaaaagtatcattttttttaatattcttaaAAATGCAAGTTAAATTCATGAGGTTTGACTTGACTTAATATACACTTCTTAGCACACTACAGCAATTAATAGAAGCTTAACACTTAAACTCAGTACAACCCACATAGGGTAACAGGTCTTAAGTGTAAATTTGCATTTCAagtcatgtatttttattttttatttttttcttcccctcaaGGTTTGTATCCTTAAAATGTGTGGAGCGGTAATAAAGATGCAGCAGAAAAAATGAATGTACTTCACTGTCTTCATTACAAAGTGTCAGGTCTTtaaattagaattttgtagATGAAATAATTCATGTTTTGAGTAGTTAAAAAATGTGGTTTAGGGATTTAATATGAAACTAAACGTATTGCAGTTGCTGCATCTAATTTTTACttggtgtgaaaaaaaaagcttaatctGTTGCAAAATTTGAAGCCAAATGTTTTAACTTaccaaaaacatgcatttataaTCTGCGTTGAACATGCCTTTAACAGTAAATCCCCTGAATGTTGCCTGTACTAAAAACGTCTATTTGGGTgacacaaaaaactaaattgtcTGGTATTTGTTGCGATCtaatttacatacattcaaATTGTATTTCTACACAGTTTTGTGTGATAGGAAGACACCTGACTGAGCTCTGGAAATAAgtaacaatttgtttttctatttgtttagGTTGGGATTTCACAATTAAGAAGTGAAAGAGAAAGGTACATGATTGTCAATTTTCTAGAAACTaaattttaagagttttaaatTCATATGTAcctacatatttatattttaagtggTTAAAAGGAAATGTAGATCTAGTACACATATATCATCAATAACCATTTCTTACACCTTCATCTGTTATGAATATGAAAGGTGTTCAATGATTGGAAGGAAcagtttttaagattttacaaTGGGCTTATATCTCtatctcattttatttagttagtgGATGTCacgcaaaaataataaaaaaatttcctcaaagatttttttgttaccAAAGGATGCTTTACAGTATTTAGACACGTTTTCTCAGTCACAAGTCACCCTTgaaagaaggaggaagttcTTCAGCCGATAGGGGGCGGTAAAGCCAAGAAAACCCGGATGTGGATGTAGAAGAAAATacgtttcccccccccccctctctcgTTATTCGGATTGATTTGGAGGGCTAACTATCTGCTACTTGTTAGTGTGTAACACCGGCAAGTGGGCCAAGTTCTTACTGTTTCCGGAAACAACAGAGGACAAGCTTTTTTACTGTTTCAATCCAAAGATATGACACATTTTTGAGTGACGTTAACCTGAAGGTAAGGCGGTGGTAGCATCCGTGGTCTGTTtgatgctaatgttagcattgcAGGCTAATAGCAAGACAAGCCCGCGTTTAACAAAGTAAGGCGGCGAGTcgattaaatgtttaatgttgcaggatttctttttttcgcGTTATTACAGCGAATTATGTTCAAATACTCTTCTAGGGTTCCAGTGGAAACCTGTTTAGTACATTGTAATTATTTAGACGAATAGTTCAATCGGTGTTCGTGAGTTGtataattttttggggggtgatATGCAACACCATATTTAGAAAAGTACCCAAAGccattttctgaaattattaatgtttattatCTTGAAtattcatttttgcatttttgtaaataGCGGGAAATGataattaaactattaaaaatgaAGGCTTCCCAGTTTTACCCAGCACTGAATTTAGTATCTTGAAGTTTGATTTTTCAAGAATGATTTAAGTGACAGAcctgaaacaaaagaaaggaaTCCGTTGGAGTTACTATTAATgtttatgtagaaaaaaaaccataGGAAGGGAGAAGGCAATGGTGTTATATGGGACATTAAGATCAAGGACGTGTATTTTTCTAATctccaattaactcaaattCGAAGGTGTCTTCAAATACGTTTACAAGCAATGGTCTAGAATTTGTGTTAGAAATCAGGAATTAAGTAGGTATGGtgggtttttgtcattttattaagaaaatatgCAATTCTATTGGTGAATGCTGCGATAACGACACAATACAACTGAAATGAGCAAAAACCAGGTGCGAGATTCCTTCTGCTTATGATTTATAGTGAGCAAGGATCCCAGATATTTGAGTCCATCTAGCTACTGAAAAATATACAACTATTTCTATTCTaataacaatgttttatttaaaatgatgctTTTAGTTTATATCTATTGTCTTGGTATTAACATTTACTTGTGATTTACTTGTGATTTCTTTATTACTGTGCCACCTCACTAACTCTACCATTTTTATGCTACGTTAAACAACAAACCTCACTTCTCGCCTAATTACTGCTGAAGATGGGCACCAGCTCCACCTGCTAGGAGTCACGGGATAAACAACAGATAGATGATTTGACAAGTGTCACCAAATGTATTACAGGCATACACGGACTATTCTTAAATAATTGGCAGACATTTAATGCAGTCCAGACAGTTCTACTCATCTagcatatgtttttttttattgtaacagTAAATATGCAATATCTTCTGCAGGATTATTTTGTGTGTCAAAAcagacagttttaataaaaagagaattaaatGATCTAAGGTCACGTGTGTGGGTTTCAAAACACGGCTACTGTGTTTAAAAAGCTAcaattttggtttcatttatgTTCCTGAGTTTACTTTAAAACCTGAAATGTTACACTGAGCCggtgaaataaacagaaattgttaaaaaaaaaaaaaaacaatttactgaatatgaaCATTACCTAAGCTAAGAAAGCATGTGTTCTCCTTCTGAGTTGTTCTTTCACTTAAAGTTAAGTGAACTTTAACAACCCAACAGGAAGGTGGAGTAAAGAAAATCTTATCAGGTAAAACAGTTTTATCAGACCAACATTTTAACAATTGGAAATTTGACACCCTTTCTTTTATAGATATCTGGGGAACAAAATTAGCCAATGATTTTCTGTGTATGTTTATCAGTGGAAATGCTAAAAATTAGGTAAGGTAAggtaaatctttattgtcattgtcacaaggacaacaaaattcaaaaggCGCCaccagtcagtgcatatgcttaaaaacaaaaaataactgtctcacaattcacacacaatgtaagaattaacaaataactggtaaaaaaaacaaaaactaataaataagaacagccacattctcacatacatcatttatgatgattaatggttgttttcgattgcatttagttttgttattgctatcgggtaaaaactgtctctgagacggttggttcttgttctgattgctctgtatcttctgcctgaaggcagcagtgtgaacagagaatgtccggggtgagaagtgtcctttgtgatgtgttgtgcttttcttagacagcggtcgctgtgcaagTCCTCCAGTGAGGGTAGAGGGCAGCATGTGTTTTTTAGTGGACAGGGTGAAGCCAGGAGCATAATCAACAATCCAGCTTATGGAGCAAAAGCACCAGCAGTAGACCCGTTGATctaaatatgtttattgttttttatggaCGACAATCGACCTGCATGGAGTTACAGCA includes the following:
- the LOC116717542 gene encoding uncharacterized protein LOC116717542, whose amino-acid sequence is MLGLQGNSSTPKVYRCVACSDTFNGLASLLVHQATHASAEPKSSTPPPARPNNSLVESQVTNDVPAIEKPVSLAHLSDSPANSFYICDCGDEFLDFHLMLEHKRSHVRQRQQPVEDNVSLLDGTGNNHVFSAQKTSFAPVLEAGLDLSSPSTSKSSGSEVPTSNALSRDVALEDSVAMVTPPHGQHTPPQDVSVKPIEGMSTTGEPLPESKEDMDLEENTNSVSLSDQLENVQKNNILMKLLASAYQNCLPSSDSENESKHNVIPKQEDIPIDISPVAKAEASQNNDLSIVQMRRLLVKPGIKTKAPPISRVLASSRKRVVSLTKTMSPVVVLETRQKLMDPTLKGLYGRYQCGRCRKVFPNLDRLTEHHFLHKKERIKCCRRCKQLIIGRLPFSDNHVCVQMRNNWPAKNLQNKSPFGSKMVPFHSLSNAKKVYFCPLCKNSYARRWNLKTHRCHGAKSGVQGQVSPSFQRMSTLTSNLGAQMAIVEDANEGFKTVSVGTEAGAHIKVEGTSQDSGLSAVSQLAWMPPARTFPPFSLKASMIDSLQDPSLASLEEEDENWKMEESNRENGNEGQWTIPLDDEIQMLSSTNKLGNNRHLTQSGSVEYTEIPPHALPYFVREGVRRYPCSRCHKTYSKASTLRRHLLLCGVRPPGFGTVAQSQPHRATPLNTTNMKPMFSCFVCGRAFNRKDNMMTHRKRCQLKRTMSGLDGGIMLQGLQGDTPADGQIQEENSAGNWGIMSLPSVLPRRVTCECGVGFTSPRLLLEHLQKHAQESYTCPTCGETVNSWADYEVHLQIHMHPQHKLAKGHRSQPLLLRLQQPQPTQSVLPPLQKPPRSEPSQHLHLLSVKKGQRIVCTRCGNSFATRCSLRRHISWNRCKGMRAVNPPTNPPKTFHCSHCNSDFPNSISLVFHQRNGACKPAIKPVRCPVCFRWFGTMDSLQKHLLTHKQSDSFRCDVCQGTYRSLKSLKNHRRRIHRILIGQPKSKPTAECHLDLTD